Proteins encoded by one window of Cannabis sativa cultivar Pink pepper isolate KNU-18-1 chromosome 4, ASM2916894v1, whole genome shotgun sequence:
- the LOC115712028 gene encoding triacylglycerol lipase OBL1, protein MGCDKGFSSSYMLLKPEEVKFFDLIRILFSSNVEKRKFVEFCPADGAAAAAAEEVNFRRRWMILVSILAQKFLLFTSRLLVWLGSGFEMWLNLVSLNQNVARLILNFFQGKVVKPDKTSEMFVSFIGNLDKRMDLDTNIKFGDPRYYGSLSMMASKASYENTAYIQNIVNHHWKMECLGTYDFWNEYLEKPSTQAFLLRDKGNDHETIVVAFRGTEPFDAEDWCSDFDISWYELSKVGKIHGGFMKALGLQKNLGWPKDIQAQNDTDLDREQQNRPATAYYAIRDKLRELLSKNDKANFILTGHSLGGALAILFPTVLVLHEDDFLLERLEGVYTFGQPRVGDGQFGEFMTKKLREHKIKYFRFVYGNDMVPRLPYDDKDLLFKHFGTCFYFNRHYHGKIVEEEPNKNYFSPLGAVPMMMNAFCELVRSFTIPRKKGKEYKEGNFLRLFRIIGLVMPGIPAHSPQDYVNATRLGSSNIFQQHPPHHPPSPEIV, encoded by the exons ATGGGATGTGACAAGGGATTCTCCAGCAGTTACATGCTATTGAAGCCAGAAGAAGTGAAGTTTTTTGATCTGATTAGAATCTTGTTCTCAAGTAACGTAGAGAAGAGAAAGTTTGTGGAGTTTTGTCCGGCAGATGGAGCGGCGGCGGCTGCGGCGGAGGAAGTGAATTTCCGGCGAAGATGGATGATTTTGGTATCCATATTGGCACAAAAGTTTCTTCTGTTTACATCTAGGCTATTGGTGTGGTTGGGTTCTGGTTTTGAGATGTGGCTTAACCTTGTCTCTCTTAATCAAAATGTGGCCCGCCTTATCCTCAATTTCTTTCAAG GGAAAGTGGTAAAGCCAGATAAAACATCAGAAATGTTCGTGTCGTTTATTGGAAATTTGGACAAGAGAATGGATCTAGACACCAACATCAAATTTGGGGACCCCAGATATTATGGGTCACTCTCTATGATGGCCTCTAAGGCATCCTATGAAAACACTGCTTACATTCAAAATATAGTCAACCATCATTGGAAG ATGGAGTGCTTAGGAACCTACGACTTTTGGAACG AATATCTAGAAAAGCCATCCACACAAGCCTTCTTACTTCGAGACAAGGGAAACGACCATGAAACGATTGTCGTTGCATTTAGAGGAACTGAACCATTCGATGCTGAAGATTGGTGTTCTGACTTCGACATTTCTTGGTACGAGCTTTCTAAAGTTGGCAAAATCCATGGTGGGTTTATGAAAGCTTTGGGCCTACAAAAGAACCTGGGCTGGCCCAAAGATATTCAGGCCCAAAACGACACCGATTTGGACAGGGAGCAGCAGAACCGCCCGGCTACTGCTTACTATGCCATTAGGGATAAACTAAGGGAGTTGTTGAGTAAAAACGACAAAGCAAATTTCATATTGACAGGGCATAGTCTTGGTGGTGCCCTAGCTATTCTTTTTCCAACTGTTTTGGTATTACATGAGGATGATTTTTTGTTGGAGAGATTGGAGGGTGTTTACACTTTTGGGCAACCTAGGGTTGGAGATGGGCAATTTGGGGAATTCATGACCAAAAAATTGAGAGAGCATAAGATAAAGTATTTTAGATTTGTTTATGGTAATGACATGGTTCCTAGGTTGCCTTATGATGACAAGGATCTCTTGTTCAAGCATTTTGGCACTTGCTTCTACTTCAACCGCCACTACCATGGAAAG ATAGTGGAAGAAGAACCAAACAAGAATTATTTTTCACCCCTAGGGGCAGTACCAATGATGATGAATGCATTTTGTGAGTTGGTAAGAAGCTTCACTATTCCAAGAAAAAAGGGAAAAGAGTACAAAGAAGGGAACTTCTTAAGATTGTTTAGGATCATTGGTTTGGTAATGCCAGGCATACCAGCTCATAGTCCACAAGATTATGTTAATGCCACACGATTAGGATCCTCGAATATCTTCCAACAACACCCTCCTCATCATCCTCCTTCCCCTGAAATTGTATAG